The following proteins come from a genomic window of Pseudomonas sp. MAG733B:
- a CDS encoding electron transfer flavoprotein subunit beta/FixA family protein, translated as MKVLVAVKRVVDYNVKVRVKADNSGVDLANVKMSMNPFCEIAVEEAVRLKEKGVATEIVVVSVGPSTAQEQLRTALALGADRAILVESAEDLTSLAVAKLLKAVVDKEQPQLVILGKQAIDSDNNQTGQMLAALSGYGQGTFASKVEISGDSVAVTREIDGGAQTVSLKLPAIVTTDLRLNEPRYASLPNIMKAKKKPLEVLTPDALGVSTASTNKTVKVEAPAARSAGIKVKSVAELVEKLKNEAKVI; from the coding sequence ATGAAGGTTCTTGTAGCTGTCAAACGCGTTGTGGATTACAACGTCAAGGTCCGCGTCAAGGCGGACAATTCCGGCGTCGATCTTGCCAACGTCAAGATGTCGATGAACCCGTTCTGCGAGATCGCCGTGGAAGAAGCCGTACGCCTGAAAGAGAAAGGTGTTGCGACTGAAATCGTCGTCGTCTCCGTCGGCCCGTCCACCGCTCAAGAGCAACTGCGCACCGCGCTGGCTCTGGGTGCCGACCGCGCCATCCTCGTCGAATCCGCCGAAGATCTGACTTCCCTGGCCGTTGCCAAACTGTTGAAGGCTGTTGTCGACAAGGAACAGCCTCAGCTGGTGATCCTTGGCAAACAAGCCATCGACAGCGACAACAACCAGACTGGCCAGATGCTCGCTGCATTGAGCGGCTACGGTCAGGGCACGTTCGCTTCGAAAGTCGAAATCAGCGGCGACAGCGTTGCTGTAACCCGCGAAATCGACGGCGGCGCACAGACAGTTTCCCTGAAACTGCCGGCCATCGTCACCACCGACCTGCGTTTGAACGAGCCGCGCTACGCGTCTCTGCCAAACATCATGAAAGCCAAGAAGAAGCCTCTCGAAGTGCTGACTCCGGACGCTTTGGGCGTTTCCACCGCCTCCACCAACAAGACCGTGAAAGTCGAAGCGCCTGCTGCACGCAGCGCGGGTATCAAGGTCAAGTCGGTGGCTGAACTGGTCGAGAAACTGAAAAACGAAGCGAAGGTAATCTAA